The proteins below are encoded in one region of Bacteroidales bacterium:
- a CDS encoding SPFH domain-containing protein, with translation MKKKEENFTGFKASGVLMLLIVPIVLIAIVYGIRSIAISEVINEGLMIGLIIFLVLLFFFLAITSIIGFVIIEPNEALVMVFFGKYNGTIKQNGFFWVNPFYVKKKLTLRARNLDADPIKVNDKTGNPIMIGVVVVWRIADTYKASFNIDNSSMAVGAPTTGTVMKINQKMKAYENFVKIQSDSALRHVAGMFAYDASNALSDKELTLRSSADEINQILENQMAERLGIAGIEIVEARISYLAYAPEIAAVMLRRQQADAIIAAREKIVEGAVGMVELALKQLSEKHIIELDDDKKAAMVSNLMVVLCSEESTSPIINAGTLHQ, from the coding sequence ATGAAAAAGAAAGAAGAAAATTTTACAGGATTTAAGGCATCGGGGGTATTGATGCTCCTGATAGTTCCTATTGTACTAATAGCTATTGTCTATGGAATACGCAGCATAGCTATATCAGAAGTGATTAACGAAGGCTTAATGATTGGCTTAATTATTTTCTTAGTGTTATTGTTTTTTTTCCTTGCAATCACTTCGATAATTGGATTTGTAATTATTGAGCCTAATGAAGCTTTGGTTATGGTATTTTTTGGGAAATATAATGGTACGATAAAACAGAACGGCTTCTTTTGGGTAAATCCATTTTATGTGAAAAAGAAATTAACTCTAAGAGCTAGAAACTTAGATGCCGACCCAATTAAGGTTAACGATAAAACTGGGAACCCAATAATGATTGGAGTTGTGGTTGTTTGGAGAATTGCCGATACATACAAAGCTTCGTTCAATATTGACAACTCATCAATGGCTGTCGGAGCACCTACTACCGGTACGGTTATGAAAATAAACCAAAAAATGAAGGCTTACGAAAATTTTGTAAAAATACAAAGCGACTCAGCACTGCGCCATGTAGCAGGAATGTTTGCATATGACGCATCTAACGCATTGTCAGACAAAGAGTTAACCTTACGTTCGAGTGCCGACGAAATAAATCAAATTCTTGAAAATCAAATGGCTGAAAGGCTTGGTATTGCAGGAATTGAAATTGTCGAGGCACGTATCAGTTATTTGGCTTATGCGCCTGAAATAGCGGCTGTTATGCTACGTCGACAACAGGCTGATGCAATTATTGCCGCACGCGAAAAAATTGTAGAAGGTGCTGTTGGAATGGTTGAATTAGCATTAAAACAACTTTCCGAAAAGCATATAATAGAGCTTGACGACGACAAAAAAGCTGCCATGGTTAGTAATCTTATGGTAGTTCTATGTTCAGAGGAGTCAACCTCTCCAATAATAAACGCAGGAACTTTACATCAATAA
- a CDS encoding S8 family serine peptidase yields the protein MVKYICLLISALLVGIGSFAQNKISPRLESVMIENKGKVVHAVFRLSEQWNTDSALALYSQQKITASQQAKQVLMSCEKFTKQKQQSFLQAIEDVKSSGAKIQKVYPFKTSNLITIWADELTIRTLASHKDVSYVYYDHADYKLLPSFKGETVDLKSRATSGIIAIQACKMWELGYTGRGRKALGVDTGVNTQHPSIAKRFLGYYAPLSESFYSYNNVTPVDIANSSHGTHTIATVLGRTAKNGDTIGVAYNAYYMVADPIVSITSEIRRMSEILECFEWALNPDGNPETTNDIPDVITNSWGLTNSYNAEDCDLPEMLVFNVLEAAGVAVVFSAGNDGPGAGTIGIPANIARSTTNIFSVGAADANNQTWPIASFSSRGPTNCPAEPGTPLHIKPEVVAPGVGVYSAQGLDGYGSLSGTSMSAPHVAGAVLLLKEAFPEVAGTEILMALYETCTDLGEVGEDNTFGRGMINVWAAFQYLSQSYTPADPLTGGDIQVSATALFEYIGNDTIISTNINIENIGMADVNIEKFDVSISNQQFVKDTSVTVTVGGVNNINLKLSIAELPQSVYYDINVYVKTATGSDIDTINNRTTISLTKPYFVSLPYTETFEDADFDLRGAKVIIRNPDNAFTWRSDTVPRFNGGMQSATMKFRFYTDLLQKDIMELFPIMVGNASELKLGFKYAYAIKSVFGKDSLYVLVSTDGINYNDTVLMKTGESLATVSGWHYSSLFVPDTPDKWRYANVDLSQFLQAENIWIRFETVNGYGNDLFIDDIAVFEGDDPLPVDNETISANTQQLILYPNPAKSVVNILFSHSVNKYNIRVFDLAGREVPVYFDLTSNKEIQVKLPHLRQGIYLVEVVYDNEVKTLRFIVN from the coding sequence ATGGTAAAATATATTTGTCTCCTTATCTCAGCACTTTTAGTAGGAATAGGAAGTTTCGCACAAAATAAGATATCTCCTCGTTTAGAGAGTGTTATGATTGAAAATAAAGGGAAGGTAGTTCATGCTGTCTTCAGATTATCAGAACAATGGAACACCGATAGTGCATTAGCCCTTTATTCTCAACAAAAAATTACTGCATCGCAACAGGCTAAACAAGTTTTAATGTCGTGTGAAAAATTTACCAAACAAAAGCAACAAAGTTTTTTACAAGCTATTGAAGATGTAAAATCTTCAGGTGCAAAAATTCAAAAAGTATATCCTTTTAAAACATCTAACCTGATTACTATTTGGGCAGATGAGTTAACGATAAGAACATTAGCTAGTCATAAAGATGTAAGTTACGTTTACTATGATCACGCGGATTACAAACTGTTGCCATCATTTAAGGGAGAGACTGTTGATTTGAAATCTCGTGCAACATCGGGAATAATAGCTATACAGGCTTGTAAAATGTGGGAGCTTGGATATACAGGTCGTGGAAGAAAAGCCCTTGGAGTTGATACTGGCGTTAATACTCAACACCCATCAATTGCAAAAAGATTTTTAGGATATTATGCTCCGCTAAGTGAAAGCTTTTACAGTTATAACAATGTAACGCCGGTAGATATTGCTAACTCAAGTCATGGCACCCACACAATTGCCACCGTTTTAGGAAGAACAGCAAAGAATGGGGATACAATAGGCGTGGCATATAATGCCTACTATATGGTTGCTGACCCGATTGTAAGCATAACAAGTGAAATAAGACGTATGAGTGAAATATTAGAGTGCTTTGAATGGGCTTTAAATCCAGATGGAAACCCTGAAACAACAAATGATATTCCCGATGTTATAACTAATTCGTGGGGATTAACAAATTCATATAATGCTGAGGATTGCGATTTGCCAGAAATGTTGGTGTTCAACGTTTTAGAAGCTGCAGGAGTAGCAGTGGTTTTTTCCGCCGGAAACGACGGTCCGGGGGCTGGTACTATAGGTATTCCTGCAAATATTGCACGAAGTACAACAAATATTTTTAGTGTAGGCGCAGCAGATGCAAATAATCAAACATGGCCAATAGCAAGCTTTTCCAGTCGAGGACCAACAAATTGTCCTGCAGAACCGGGTACACCGTTGCATATAAAACCCGAAGTAGTAGCCCCAGGAGTAGGTGTTTATTCGGCTCAAGGGCTTGATGGTTATGGCTCACTTTCAGGCACTAGTATGTCTGCTCCTCACGTAGCCGGAGCAGTTTTATTGTTAAAAGAGGCTTTTCCTGAAGTTGCAGGAACAGAGATACTTATGGCTCTTTACGAAACCTGTACCGATTTGGGTGAAGTTGGCGAAGATAATACTTTTGGACGTGGAATGATTAACGTTTGGGCAGCGTTTCAATATTTATCGCAGTCCTATACACCAGCCGATCCTCTCACCGGTGGTGATATTCAAGTAAGTGCTACAGCATTGTTTGAATATATTGGAAACGACACAATTATTTCTACCAATATTAATATAGAAAACATTGGAATGGCAGATGTTAATATCGAAAAGTTTGATGTTTCAATTAGTAACCAACAGTTTGTTAAAGATACATCTGTTACTGTGACAGTAGGAGGTGTGAATAATATTAATTTAAAACTTTCAATCGCAGAGTTGCCTCAAAGTGTTTATTATGATATAAATGTTTATGTAAAAACTGCCACAGGAAGCGATATTGATACTATAAACAACAGAACAACAATCTCATTAACCAAGCCATATTTTGTATCTCTGCCATATACTGAAACCTTTGAAGATGCCGATTTTGACTTGAGAGGAGCAAAAGTAATTATAAGAAATCCAGACAATGCTTTTACTTGGCGTTCAGATACTGTACCTCGGTTTAATGGAGGTATGCAGTCTGCAACAATGAAATTTAGATTTTATACCGATTTGTTACAGAAAGATATTATGGAACTTTTTCCAATTATGGTAGGTAATGCAAGTGAGCTTAAACTTGGATTTAAATATGCTTACGCAATAAAATCGGTTTTTGGAAAAGATTCGCTTTATGTTCTAGTTTCAACAGATGGGATAAACTATAATGATACTGTCTTAATGAAAACAGGGGAATCGCTTGCAACGGTAAGTGGCTGGCATTATTCAAGTCTGTTTGTCCCCGATACACCCGATAAATGGAGATATGCAAATGTAGATTTATCGCAATTTCTTCAAGCTGAGAATATTTGGATTAGATTTGAAACTGTTAATGGCTATGGTAATGATCTGTTTATTGATGATATTGCTGTTTTTGAAGGTGATGATCCATTACCTGTTGATAATGAGACCATATCAGCAAATACACAACAGTTGATTTTATATCCAAATCCAGCTAAATCGGTTGTTAATATTTTGTTTTCTCACAGTGTTAACAAATACAACATAAGAGTTTTTGATTTAGCAGGTCGCGAAGTACCAGTTTATTTTGATCTTACTTCAAACAAAGAAATACAAGTAAAACTACCGCACCTGCGTCAAGGTATTTATTTAGTAGAAGTTGTTTACGATAATGAAGTTAAGACATTGAGATTTATTGTAAATTGA
- the nhaC gene encoding Na+/H+ antiporter NhaC, with product MTGNKKVSLFVAFIPIIILIILLSLNVYFFGDDTLSGSNQIALLLSAAAAAIIAISLKYKWTDIEKQIVKSITAALPAILILLMIGALAGTWMLSGIVPAMIYYGLKILHPLIFLFATVVICCLVSLATGSSWSTVATIGVALLGIGNALGFSEGVVAGAIISGAYFGDKMSPLSDTTNLAPAMAGTDLFTHIRYMSITTTPTILITLIIFLIIGFTGVKNYSEVGVEQTLNAINSTFNISPILFIVPVVLIVMILKKAMPLPALFIAIVLGGVFAVIFQPQIIKQVADISSNYASQSYVAVVKSMFGNVSIPTDDPNVSNLLTTRGMHGMLNTIWLIISAMVFGGVMEACGLLERISYSIIQYAKTTTSLVASTVVTCLFFNVTASDQYLAIVVPGRMFAKTYRKRGLKPELLSRTLEDSGTVTSVLVPWNTCGATQSVVLGVPVLTFMPYAFFNIISPIMSIIIAALNIKIRRYSKEEMIEIECEEAEN from the coding sequence ATGACAGGTAATAAAAAGGTCTCTCTGTTTGTAGCATTTATTCCAATAATAATTTTAATAATTTTATTATCATTAAATGTTTATTTTTTTGGAGATGACACTTTAAGTGGTTCGAATCAAATAGCACTATTACTTTCGGCTGCTGCTGCTGCAATAATTGCTATCAGTTTAAAGTACAAATGGACAGATATTGAAAAGCAAATTGTTAAAAGCATTACTGCTGCACTTCCCGCAATACTTATATTACTTATGATTGGTGCTTTGGCTGGCACGTGGATGCTAAGCGGAATTGTCCCAGCTATGATTTATTATGGACTAAAGATATTGCACCCATTAATATTTTTATTTGCAACGGTTGTTATTTGTTGTTTGGTTTCCTTAGCGACCGGGAGCTCATGGTCAACTGTGGCAACCATAGGAGTTGCTTTACTTGGAATAGGGAATGCGTTAGGCTTTAGTGAAGGCGTTGTTGCCGGAGCAATAATATCAGGAGCCTATTTTGGTGATAAAATGTCGCCACTATCCGATACAACAAACTTAGCTCCAGCAATGGCAGGAACTGATTTGTTTACCCACATAAGATATATGTCCATAACAACTACGCCAACAATTTTAATTACGCTAATAATATTTTTGATTATTGGATTTACAGGAGTCAAAAACTATTCGGAAGTAGGTGTAGAGCAGACGTTAAATGCAATAAATTCGACATTTAATATTTCGCCAATACTTTTTATTGTTCCAGTTGTGCTGATTGTTATGATATTAAAAAAAGCAATGCCCTTACCCGCATTGTTTATTGCTATAGTTTTGGGAGGGGTATTTGCAGTAATATTTCAGCCACAAATAATAAAACAGGTTGCAGATATTTCATCCAACTATGCTTCACAGTCGTACGTGGCGGTTGTTAAAAGTATGTTTGGCAATGTTTCTATACCCACAGATGATCCAAATGTTAGCAATTTACTAACTACCAGAGGAATGCACGGAATGTTAAATACCATTTGGTTGATTATCTCGGCAATGGTCTTTGGTGGAGTTATGGAAGCATGCGGATTATTAGAGAGAATTTCATACTCAATAATTCAGTATGCAAAAACGACCACATCACTTGTTGCATCGACAGTTGTAACGTGTCTGTTTTTTAATGTCACCGCTTCTGACCAATATTTAGCAATAGTAGTGCCAGGAAGAATGTTCGCAAAAACGTATCGTAAGCGCGGATTAAAACCCGAATTGCTCAGCCGTACACTTGAAGATTCAGGAACTGTTACCTCCGTTTTGGTTCCTTGGAATACTTGTGGAGCAACACAATCAGTAGTTTTAGGTGTGCCGGTTTTAACTTTCATGCCTTACGCATTTTTTAATATCATAAGCCCTATAATGTCGATTATTATTGCAGCTTTAAACATCAAAATTAGACGTTATTCAAAAGAAGAAATGATAGAAATTGAATGCGAGGAAGCTGAAAATTAA
- a CDS encoding TonB-dependent receptor produces MNISRINFSKSSLLVLFSLFINLDSFAQQHFTLSGYIKDKNTGEVLIGAAIFDKNTYKGTVSNAYGFYSLSLPSGKYTLTVSFIGYESVSFEVDLVKNISNDFFLDNSAIAIEGVTITAESGIKPMTINEFSVEKISMKSVRQVPAMFGEADVVKAIQQLSGVKTLGDGSSAMFVRGGSSDQNLILIDEAPIYNPSHLFGLISVFNPDAINHVDLHKSNMPAQYGGRVSSVIDCKMKEGNMYKYDFSAGISPFSTTVSANGPIVKEKSSFFVSGRKGFIDLFFKPGGRLALVPAFYDVNVKVNTKIGDNDRLFLSFYNGKDRLQSAEGFFNKWGNTSGTLRWNRSLGSKLFMNTSLIISDYQNYLEFKDEGRNYKWLTGLSDMNLKLDLAYYIRPGNVIRVGAGTIYHKFIPGETADSMQSLSRLQAFENSIYILNDIELLDWLGLNYGVRLSTFQNHGKAAWFDYNEQHQPVKTNTNQKGVYKTYINPEPRVSANIKFSPNYSLKLAYAHNAQYMQVLQNNALSYTSLETWFPANTNIKPIIVDAVSAGWFQSLTEQYSFSVELYYKKYKNQIDYIDHARLVNNPYIEGEIRAGNAKTYGVELNFEKEIGRLTGAMSYTYCRVIRNIDGINNGEEYSSPYDIPHDFRIRLSYQISESWAFNSAWMYMSGRPVTLPVGFYMYQNHTVPIYTDRNASRFPDYHRLDISFNYEPAKKNRKVNWVMNFGVFNLYAKKNPLGYEFERNGDNIEIYQYTLFRLLPNFNIKIEF; encoded by the coding sequence ATGAACATAAGCAGAATAAATTTTTCAAAAAGCTCGCTACTTGTACTGTTTAGTCTTTTTATAAACCTGGATAGCTTTGCACAACAGCATTTTACCCTTAGTGGCTATATTAAAGACAAAAACACGGGGGAAGTGCTTATTGGAGCAGCCATTTTCGATAAAAACACCTATAAAGGCACGGTTAGCAATGCATACGGCTTTTACTCTCTATCGTTACCATCTGGCAAATACACACTTACGGTCTCCTTTATTGGATACGAAAGTGTGAGTTTTGAGGTTGACCTTGTAAAAAACATAAGCAACGACTTTTTTCTCGATAACTCTGCTATAGCCATTGAGGGGGTTACCATTACCGCCGAATCGGGTATTAAGCCTATGACAATAAATGAGTTTAGTGTCGAAAAAATCTCAATGAAAAGTGTACGCCAAGTGCCTGCCATGTTCGGCGAAGCCGATGTCGTAAAAGCTATTCAGCAGCTATCGGGTGTAAAGACGTTGGGCGATGGTTCATCGGCAATGTTCGTGCGCGGTGGCAGTAGCGACCAAAACCTTATATTGATTGACGAGGCTCCTATTTACAACCCCTCGCACCTGTTTGGGCTAATATCTGTTTTCAACCCCGATGCTATCAACCACGTCGATTTGCACAAAAGTAATATGCCGGCACAGTACGGTGGCAGGGTATCGTCAGTTATTGACTGCAAAATGAAAGAAGGGAATATGTACAAGTACGATTTTTCGGCAGGAATAAGTCCATTTTCGACCACAGTTAGCGCAAATGGTCCGATTGTCAAGGAAAAATCGAGCTTTTTTGTTTCAGGCAGAAAAGGTTTTATTGACTTGTTTTTTAAACCCGGCGGAAGGTTAGCATTAGTTCCTGCTTTTTACGATGTTAACGTGAAAGTAAATACAAAAATTGGCGACAACGACCGCCTGTTTCTATCTTTTTATAATGGTAAAGACAGACTGCAATCAGCTGAAGGATTTTTCAACAAATGGGGAAACACATCGGGAACGTTAAGATGGAACAGAAGCCTTGGTAGTAAGCTGTTTATGAACACATCGTTGATTATCAGCGATTATCAAAACTATTTGGAGTTTAAAGATGAGGGACGAAACTATAAATGGCTAACAGGATTAAGCGATATGAACCTAAAATTAGATTTAGCCTACTATATCCGTCCGGGCAATGTTATTAGGGTTGGAGCAGGTACTATTTATCATAAATTTATCCCGGGCGAAACGGCTGATTCTATGCAAAGTTTGTCAAGACTACAGGCATTTGAAAATTCAATCTATATACTTAATGATATTGAACTGCTTGACTGGCTTGGATTGAACTACGGCGTACGTTTATCGACTTTCCAAAATCACGGAAAAGCCGCTTGGTTCGACTATAATGAGCAACATCAGCCCGTTAAGACAAATACCAATCAAAAGGGAGTTTATAAAACATATATCAATCCCGAGCCACGTGTTAGCGCAAATATAAAGTTCTCGCCAAATTATTCCCTGAAACTTGCGTATGCACACAATGCACAATATATGCAGGTATTGCAAAACAATGCGCTATCGTACACATCGTTAGAGACATGGTTCCCGGCAAATACAAACATCAAACCAATAATTGTCGATGCCGTTTCAGCAGGTTGGTTTCAAAGCCTAACCGAACAATATTCATTTTCAGTTGAGCTTTATTACAAAAAATACAAAAACCAAATCGACTACATTGACCACGCACGTTTAGTCAACAATCCTTACATTGAGGGAGAAATACGAGCCGGAAACGCAAAAACCTACGGCGTGGAGCTTAATTTTGAAAAAGAGATTGGTCGCCTGACAGGAGCTATGAGCTACACCTACTGTAGAGTTATTAGAAATATTGACGGAATTAACAACGGCGAAGAGTATAGCTCGCCTTACGATATTCCACACGATTTTAGGATTCGTCTAAGCTACCAAATCAGCGAAAGTTGGGCATTTAACTCCGCTTGGATGTATATGAGTGGACGTCCCGTTACGCTTCCCGTGGGATTTTATATGTACCAAAATCATACCGTCCCGATATATACAGATAGAAATGCGAGCAGATTTCCCGACTATCACCGCTTAGATATCTCGTTTAACTACGAGCCTGCAAAGAAAAACCGCAAGGTTAACTGGGTAATGAATTTCGGTGTATTTAACCTATATGCCAAGAAAAACCCATTGGGATACGAGTTTGAAAGAAATGGAGATAATATTGAAATTTATCAGTACACGTTATTTAGACTCTTGCCAAACTTTAATATTAAAATTGAGTTCTAA
- a CDS encoding Arc family DNA-binding protein gives MSKKKSFVLRIDQEKFNAIEKWAADEFRSANGQIEWIIDQALRKAGRLKSGSNKINNSQETDKTET, from the coding sequence ATGTCAAAGAAAAAATCATTTGTATTGCGGATTGATCAAGAAAAGTTTAACGCCATTGAAAAGTGGGCTGCAGACGAGTTTCGCAGTGCAAACGGCCAAATAGAGTGGATTATTGACCAAGCTTTACGAAAGGCTGGTCGTTTAAAATCAGGTTCAAATAAAATCAATAATTCGCAAGAGACAGATAAAACAGAAACATAA
- a CDS encoding ABC-F family ATP-binding cassette domain-containing protein, which produces MISVNQLTLRFGDFTLFENISFLINERDRIGLVGRNGIGKSTLMKILNKEMKYDEGSLAFPNECTVGYLPQHLDFSDQLNVIEETSTAFHEVNLLEEQIEKITTEVANRTDYESESYLELINKLAEYTDRYHILGGDKRTALIEQTLKGLGFLSSDFERPTNEFSGGWRMRIELAKLILQKPDLLMLDEPTNHLDIEAIEWLESFLKDYPGAVLIISHDRRFLDSLTNRTIEIANKRIYDYPVPYSKYVDLMEERMESQQAAYDNQQKKIKETQEFIDRFRYKATKAVQVQSRIKSLEKMEIVEVDSFDQATMNIKFPPSPRSGDVVVEAENISVSYGSLQVLDNVGITIERGEKISFVGRNGEGKTTMVKAILKEVETSGGYLKIGHNVKTGYFAQHQNELLDPEKTVFQTIDDIATGEMRTKTRDILGAFLFSGEDVDKPVKVLSGGEKARLALSCMLLEPINLLILDEPTHHLDMISKNILKQALLQYDGTLIIVSHDRDFLDGLTDKVYEFRNKKVHEHRGGIETFLEKRRLERLQDLNTNAKLQLFQEQKKENENRSANKILFNQQKEYDREIRKVQNQIERIENEIHTLEYELEALQEVLSNPENITNEEPFLQYSAIQKKLEKLSSTWLELSEEAERLSILKLEDRRQMYK; this is translated from the coding sequence ATGATATCTGTCAATCAATTAACATTAAGGTTTGGCGATTTTACACTCTTTGAAAACATCTCGTTTTTGATTAACGAACGAGACCGCATTGGACTTGTAGGACGCAACGGAATTGGCAAATCAACCCTGATGAAAATATTGAACAAAGAGATGAAATATGATGAGGGTAGCTTGGCTTTTCCAAATGAATGTACTGTTGGGTATCTACCTCAACATTTGGACTTTAGCGATCAATTGAACGTAATAGAGGAAACCAGTACAGCATTCCATGAAGTTAATTTACTTGAGGAACAAATAGAAAAAATTACAACAGAAGTTGCCAACAGAACCGACTATGAATCAGAAAGTTATCTTGAATTGATAAACAAGCTCGCTGAATACACCGATAGATATCATATTTTAGGTGGCGACAAGCGCACCGCTCTAATAGAACAGACACTTAAAGGATTAGGTTTTCTGTCCTCTGATTTTGAGCGACCTACAAACGAATTTTCAGGAGGTTGGCGAATGCGTATAGAGTTGGCAAAACTAATTCTTCAAAAACCCGATTTGCTGATGTTGGACGAACCTACAAATCATCTTGACATTGAGGCTATTGAGTGGTTAGAGTCATTTTTGAAAGACTATCCCGGTGCTGTGCTTATAATATCACACGACCGCAGATTTTTGGATTCGCTGACAAATCGCACTATAGAAATTGCCAACAAGCGAATTTACGATTACCCTGTTCCCTACTCCAAATATGTTGATTTGATGGAGGAGCGCATGGAGTCACAACAAGCTGCTTACGACAACCAACAAAAAAAAATAAAAGAGACTCAGGAATTTATAGACCGCTTTCGCTACAAAGCCACAAAAGCTGTGCAGGTGCAGAGTAGAATAAAATCGCTCGAGAAAATGGAAATAGTCGAGGTGGACAGTTTCGACCAAGCGACAATGAACATAAAATTCCCTCCCTCTCCACGCTCCGGCGATGTGGTTGTCGAGGCTGAAAATATTTCGGTAAGTTATGGTTCGTTGCAGGTATTAGATAATGTAGGAATTACGATTGAACGTGGCGAAAAGATTTCGTTCGTTGGAAGAAACGGCGAGGGAAAAACCACAATGGTTAAGGCTATATTAAAGGAAGTTGAGACATCAGGGGGATACCTTAAAATCGGTCACAACGTAAAGACGGGATATTTTGCCCAACATCAAAACGAACTTTTAGACCCTGAAAAGACTGTTTTTCAGACTATTGACGATATCGCAACCGGAGAAATGCGTACAAAAACACGCGATATTCTTGGAGCATTCCTCTTTTCAGGCGAAGATGTCGATAAACCTGTAAAAGTCCTGTCGGGCGGAGAAAAGGCGAGATTGGCACTATCGTGCATGTTGTTAGAGCCTATCAATTTGCTAATCTTAGACGAGCCTACACACCATTTGGATATGATTTCCAAAAACATACTGAAACAGGCTCTGCTTCAATACGATGGCACATTAATAATAGTCTCGCATGACCGCGATTTTTTAGATGGATTAACGGACAAAGTTTATGAATTTCGAAACAAAAAGGTGCACGAACATCGGGGCGGAATAGAAACTTTCTTGGAAAAACGCAGACTTGAACGATTACAAGACCTTAACACAAACGCAAAACTGCAATTATTTCAAGAACAAAAAAAGGAAAATGAAAACAGATCTGCTAACAAAATACTGTTTAACCAACAAAAAGAGTACGACAGAGAGATACGCAAAGTACAAAACCAAATTGAGAGAATTGAGAACGAAATACATACGCTTGAATATGAGTTAGAAGCATTACAAGAGGTTCTTTCAAACCCCGAAAACATAACTAACGAAGAGCCTTTTTTACAATATAGCGCCATTCAAAAAAAGTTGGAAAAACTATCTAGCACTTGGTTAGAACTCTCTGAAGAGGCCGAGAGATTGAGCATACTAAAATTAGAAGATAGAAGGCAAATGTATAAATAG
- a CDS encoding DUF4249 family protein: MKLISYCKVCFTLLLTLVSCSREKVELINPNTQSLPYDIIINGGILTMNGKQFVQITKPLAWITDTVMPVSGAVVELSDGENTYLYKETSKPGEYETVLDIKGEVGKVYTLKVSFNGKLYLASDSLIEAKPISVDEIPIEEIDYDETGRIYTHMHTHIFGFETSNIWIINKQHIDSLGNLFLPQLCPKRIIRYDYLPVYTHKGVLHQGLFPSGFTSIGNAGAPEDTTEYAKLSVSDSYYKYLISIFNITEWSSGLFSTTLGNALTNVSNGGAGYFFASDVKTIKVQYKDLTALSK, from the coding sequence ATGAAATTAATATCTTATTGTAAAGTTTGTTTTACTCTTCTTTTAACTCTTGTTTCTTGCAGTAGAGAAAAAGTAGAGTTAATTAATCCCAATACGCAGAGTTTGCCTTATGATATTATTATCAATGGCGGTATTCTAACGATGAATGGAAAGCAATTCGTGCAAATAACAAAACCCCTAGCGTGGATTACCGATACTGTTATGCCTGTTTCTGGTGCTGTGGTTGAACTATCAGATGGAGAGAATACTTATTTATACAAAGAGACATCTAAACCCGGCGAGTATGAAACAGTTTTGGATATTAAGGGCGAAGTTGGCAAGGTGTATACCCTAAAAGTTAGCTTTAACGGAAAGCTATATCTCGCATCAGATAGCCTAATAGAGGCAAAACCTATATCTGTTGACGAAATACCTATTGAAGAAATAGATTACGACGAAACTGGTAGGATATACACACATATGCACACCCATATTTTTGGCTTCGAGACTTCAAATATTTGGATTATAAACAAACAACACATTGATTCCTTGGGTAATCTTTTCCTACCTCAACTATGCCCCAAACGGATAATTAGATACGATTACCTACCTGTTTATACACACAAAGGTGTATTGCATCAAGGTTTATTCCCTTCTGGTTTCACAAGTATAGGAAATGCCGGCGCACCCGAAGATACAACCGAATACGCAAAACTTTCTGTATCAGACAGTTATTACAAATATTTGATTTCTATATTTAATATTACGGAGTGGTCATCAGGTCTATTTTCGACAACACTCGGCAATGCTCTAACAAATGTAAGCAACGGTGGTGCCGGATATTTTTTTGCGTCTGATGTAAAAACTATTAAGGTTCAATACAAAGACCTAACAGCTTTGAGTAAGTAA